CGAGGCCGACCCCGCCCACCTCCAGCACGGCACTGTTGAGCGTGACGGCGGCGACCTCGCCGCGGACGAAGGCGATCATCGGGTCCTCACAGGTCGTCGGGTGGCAGCCACGGCCGCGTCGAGGCGCGACTGGGCACCGCCACGCCACACGTGGGTGATGGCCAGGGCCAGCGCGTCGGCGGCGTCGGCGGGCTTGGGCAGCTCGGTCAGGCGCAGGATGCGCACCACCATCGCACCGACCTGCGCCTTGTCGGCGCGGCCGTTGCCGGACACGGCGGCCTTGACCTCGCTGGGGGTGTGCAGCGCGATGGGCAGGCCCCGCCGCGCAGCGACCACGAGGGCGATGCCGCTGGCCTGGGCGGTGCCCATGATGGTG
This sequence is a window from Nocardioides sp. S5. Protein-coding genes within it:
- the ruvC gene encoding crossover junction endodeoxyribonuclease RuvC; translated protein: MDGTRWDDVRVLGIDPGLTRCGVGVVDGSVGRPLTMVDVGVIRTTSTLPIAERLVSIERGLDAWIEEHRPDAVAVERVFARSDVSTIMGTAQASGIALVVAARRGLPIALHTPSEVKAAVSGNGRADKAQVGAMVVRILRLTELPKPADAADALALAITHVWRGGAQSRLDAAVAATRRPVRTR